In the Theobroma cacao cultivar B97-61/B2 chromosome 1, Criollo_cocoa_genome_V2, whole genome shotgun sequence genome, one interval contains:
- the LOC18611908 gene encoding uncharacterized protein LOC18611908, whose amino-acid sequence MSLVISSSSGTFSSQFTLFKACNEKFQQPAFSIPCSFVVHCKLPWSVTLNSQKNFRSKSLNVLKPVRDSINQNSEYFTEENTIPFDWEDQEDIEDIGSPWEGAVMYRRNPSITHLEYCTTLERLGLGKLSSDISKSRASVMGLRVTRAVKDYPNGTPVQISIDVTRKKQKMRLDGIIKTVITLGCNRCGEPAAEGIFSNFSVLLSEEPIEEPEIIDMGATFEEGFKSVYGSNQEVEEDDDASIDWDDRLYFPPEEKEIDISKHIRDMVHLEITINAVCDPRCKGICLKCGTNLNTSSCNCSEEVKEKGYGPLGNLGKQIQQKLS is encoded by the exons ATGTCCCTTGTAATATCATCATCCTCAGGAACTTTTTCCTCACAATTTACTTTATTCAAAGCGTGTAATGAGAAATTCCAACAACCTGCTTTCTCAATTCCGTGTTCTTTTGTTGTTCACTGCAAATTACCTTGGAGTGTGACCCTAAATAGCCAAAAAAATTTCAGAAGCAAATCACTGAATGTTTTGAAGCCTGTCAGAGATTCCATCAACCAAAATAGTGAGTATTTCACTGAAGAAAACACAATACCTTTTGATTGGGAAGATCAAGAAGATATTGAAGACATAGGGTCACCATGGGAAGGGGCGGTTATGTACAGGAGAAACCCTTCTATTACCCATTTGGAATATTGCACAACCTTAGAGAGGCTTGGATTAGGAAAACTGTCAAGTGATATCTCAAAATCTAGGGCTTCGGTTATGGGGTTACGGGTCACAAGAGCTGTGAAAGATTATCCAAATGGAACCCCTGTTCAGATCTCCATAGATGTGACAAGGAAGAAGCAAAAGATGAGGCTTGATGGGATCATTAAAACTGTCATCACTCTCGGTTGCAATAG GTGTGGTGAGCCTGCTGCTGAGGGCATATTCTCCAACTTCTCAGTTCTGCTAAGTGAAGAGCCCATTGAAGAGCCTGAAATCATTGACATGGGTGCAACCTTTGAGGAAGGGTTTAAATCTGTTTATGGAAGTAACCAAGAGGTGGAGGAAGATGATGATGCATCAATCGATTGGGACGATCGGCTTTATTTTCCGcctgaagaaaaagaaattgatattTCAAAGCACATAAGAGACATGGTGCATTTGGAAATTACGATTAATGCAGTTTGTGATCCAAGATGCAAGGGTATATGTCTTAAATGTGGCACAAATTTGAACACTAGTAGTTGTAACTGTAGCGAAGAGGTAAAAGAGAAAGGTTATGGCCCGCTTGGAAATTTAGGGAAACAAATTCAGCAAAAATTATCCTAG